The following coding sequences are from one Methanococcoides orientis window:
- a CDS encoding ATP synthase subunit B, giving the protein MTKEYKTIVEVSGPLIFLEKTEPVGYGELVQINLPDGTTKRGQVLDTSADMVVVQVFEGTGGLNEESGVIFSGETIKLPVSKDMLGRILSGAGEPLDGGPRIVPDEKVDINGASMNPFSRMPPEDFIQTGISTIDGTNTLVRGQKLPIFSGSGLPHNEIALQIARQAKVPGSDESFAVVFGAMGITSEEAQYFMKDFENTGALERAVVFLNLADDPAVERIITPRMALTAAEYLAYEHDMHVLVILTDITNYCEALRQMGAAREEVPGRRGYPGYMYTDLASLYERAGVIKGLKGSVTQFSILTMPGDDITHPIPDLSGYITEGQIVVSRELHMKNIYPPINVLPSLSRLMNSGIGEGKTRDDHKAVSDQMYAAYAEGRDLRGLVAIVGKEALSERDRKILEFADLFEDRFVRQSRDEDRSIDDTLRVAWEILSELPEAQLSRIDNKYIEKYHPAHQKTSE; this is encoded by the coding sequence ATGACCAAAGAATACAAAACGATCGTAGAGGTTTCCGGACCTCTGATTTTCCTTGAGAAGACAGAACCTGTAGGGTATGGTGAACTTGTTCAGATCAACCTGCCGGATGGAACCACCAAGAGAGGGCAGGTTCTTGATACATCTGCAGATATGGTAGTCGTCCAGGTTTTCGAAGGTACAGGCGGACTCAACGAAGAATCCGGTGTAATCTTTAGTGGTGAGACCATCAAGCTGCCAGTATCAAAGGACATGCTCGGAAGGATTCTTTCCGGAGCAGGAGAACCACTCGATGGTGGACCACGTATCGTTCCTGACGAGAAAGTGGACATCAACGGTGCATCAATGAACCCGTTTTCCAGGATGCCACCAGAGGACTTTATCCAGACAGGTATCTCCACAATCGATGGTACTAACACACTTGTGAGAGGACAGAAACTTCCGATCTTCTCCGGATCAGGTCTTCCACACAACGAGATCGCACTTCAGATCGCAAGGCAGGCAAAAGTTCCAGGAAGCGATGAAAGTTTCGCAGTAGTTTTCGGTGCAATGGGTATCACCAGTGAAGAAGCACAGTACTTCATGAAGGACTTCGAGAACACAGGTGCTCTTGAAAGAGCTGTTGTTTTCCTTAACCTTGCAGATGACCCTGCTGTCGAGCGTATCATCACTCCAAGGATGGCACTTACAGCTGCAGAATACCTTGCATACGAGCATGACATGCACGTACTCGTTATCCTGACAGATATCACAAACTATTGTGAAGCACTGCGTCAGATGGGTGCAGCAAGAGAAGAAGTTCCAGGAAGACGTGGTTACCCAGGTTACATGTACACTGATCTTGCATCACTGTATGAAAGAGCAGGTGTTATCAAGGGCTTAAAGGGATCTGTTACCCAGTTCTCCATCCTTACAATGCCTGGTGACGATATCACCCACCCGATCCCTGACCTTTCCGGTTACATTACCGAAGGACAGATCGTGGTTTCCCGTGAACTTCACATGAAGAATATCTACCCACCGATCAATGTATTGCCATCACTCTCCCGTCTTATGAACTCCGGTATCGGAGAGGGAAAGACAAGAGACGATCACAAGGCAGTATCTGACCAGATGTATGCAGCATACGCAGAAGGTCGTGACCTTCGTGGATTGGTTGCTATCGTCGGTAAAGAAGCATTGTCCGAAAGAGACAGGAAGATCCTTGAGTTCGCAGATCTGTTCGAAGACAGATTTGTTCGCCAGAGCAGGGATGAGGACCGTTCCATCGATGACACATTGAGAGTCGCATGGGAGATCCTTTCTGAGCTGCCTGAAGCACAACTCTCCAGGATCGATAACAAGTACATTGAAAAGTACCACCCTGCTCACCAGAAG